The Calditerrivibrio nitroreducens DSM 19672 genome window below encodes:
- the fliE gene encoding flagellar hook-basal body complex protein FliE codes for MSEIKNINLLLPNKLSEPSGSKSTEKSDLSFSDVLKKSIEQVNDAQLQADAAIKKAMSGETDIHDTMIAIQKADVSLKLMMEVRNKLLEAYQDIMRTQV; via the coding sequence ATGTCAGAGATAAAGAATATTAATTTACTGTTACCCAACAAGTTGAGTGAGCCTTCGGGCAGTAAATCCACAGAGAAGTCTGATCTTTCTTTTTCTGACGTATTAAAGAAAAGTATAGAGCAGGTTAATGATGCTCAGCTTCAGGCGGATGCCGCCATAAAAAAAGCGATGTCTGGAGAGACGGATATTCATGACACAATGATAGCAATTCAGAAGGCAGATGTATCTTTGAAGCTGATGATGGAAGTGAGGAATAAATTACTTGAAGCGTATCAGGATATTATGAGGACCCAGGTATAA
- the flgC gene encoding flagellar basal body rod protein FlgC, translating into MGFFNILNVAATGLSAQRIRINVISSNLANANTTKTETGEPYKRKDVVFKELLEGEYTGGVRVEKVVEDKKPFVLKYEPGHPDANEEGYVQYPNVNPIEEMVNMIEASRSYEANVTVLNTAKQLAMRALDIGRA; encoded by the coding sequence ATGGGATTTTTTAATATTTTAAACGTTGCAGCCACAGGTTTATCCGCCCAGAGGATAAGGATCAACGTTATCTCTTCAAATCTTGCCAACGCAAATACCACAAAAACTGAAACAGGGGAGCCATACAAAAGAAAAGATGTGGTTTTTAAAGAGCTTCTGGAAGGGGAATATACTGGTGGCGTTAGGGTGGAAAAGGTGGTGGAGGATAAAAAGCCTTTCGTTTTAAAATATGAACCTGGCCATCCGGATGCAAATGAAGAGGGTTATGTACAGTATCCAAACGTCAATCCGATTGAAGAGATGGTAAATATGATTGAGGCAAGTAGAAGTTATGAGGCAAATGTGACGGTTTTAAATACTGCAAAGCAACTTGCAATGAGGGCACTTGACATCGGAAGGGCTTAA
- the flgB gene encoding flagellar basal body rod protein FlgB, which produces MDIFDKTVIKDLSFALKVNSVKNNILANNIANVDTPNYKAKKLEFSEVMKEYFSGGSKLPLMTTNDRHIKGTYNVTDPDSFVRLQNNPSLRNDGNDVNLDYEMSEMAKNGIQYSMFSQIIAGKFTGLKSAIQGR; this is translated from the coding sequence ATGGATATCTTTGATAAAACAGTGATAAAAGATTTGAGTTTTGCATTGAAGGTAAACAGTGTAAAAAACAATATTTTAGCTAATAACATTGCAAATGTTGATACACCAAATTATAAAGCAAAGAAACTTGAGTTTTCTGAAGTGATGAAGGAATATTTTTCCGGTGGTTCAAAATTACCTCTTATGACCACAAATGATCGCCATATAAAGGGAACTTATAATGTTACTGATCCAGATAGCTTCGTTAGATTGCAAAACAACCCATCCCTCAGGAATGATGGAAATGACGTAAATCTGGATTATGAAATGAGTGAGATGGCGAAAAATGGTATTCAATATTCTATGTTTAGTCAAATTATAGCCGGTAAATTTACCGGCCTTAAATCTGCTATTCAGGGTAGATAG
- the purE gene encoding 5-(carboxyamino)imidazole ribonucleotide mutase, producing MSKPIVGILMGSDSDLPVIKKAADIFKEFNVPYEIKVLSAHRTPDETIKYTEEAKDRGIEILIAGAGGAAHLPGVIAAKTTLPVIGIPMPSKFMDGLDSLLSIVQMPKGIPVATVGVGIAENAALLAIRILALKYEEYQRKLEDFIEKQRQKVLNIKIEE from the coding sequence ATGTCTAAACCTATCGTTGGAATCCTTATGGGTAGTGACAGCGATCTACCTGTGATAAAAAAAGCTGCTGACATTTTTAAAGAATTCAACGTCCCCTATGAAATAAAGGTTTTATCCGCCCATAGAACTCCAGATGAAACTATAAAATATACAGAAGAGGCGAAAGATAGAGGCATTGAAATTCTCATAGCCGGAGCCGGAGGAGCAGCCCACCTACCAGGTGTAATAGCAGCTAAGACAACACTTCCGGTGATTGGTATCCCAATGCCAAGTAAATTTATGGATGGACTCGACTCATTACTTTCAATCGTGCAGATGCCAAAAGGGATCCCTGTGGCAACCGTTGGGGTAGGAATTGCGGAAAATGCCGCACTTCTTGCTATACGTATTCTTGCACTAAAATATGAAGAGTATCAGAGAAAGCTTGAAGATTTCATTGAAAAACAGAGACAGAAGGTATTAAATATAAAAATTGAAGAATAA